A genomic segment from Orrella daihaiensis encodes:
- a CDS encoding inositol monophosphatase family protein translates to MHPMLNTAVKAARRAGNIINRASLDAERLQITRKGARDFVTEVDHACEEAIIDILHTAYPDHAFLAEEAGKVHHPADGSEPEYEWIIDPLDGTTNFIHGMPIYAVSMALRHRGQVMHALVYDPNRNELFTATRGGGAFLNDRRIRVSGRLNLADCLLGARWPGSAGPAQEQTPRFKKLTNDSAGVRRTGSSVLDLVYVAAGRLDGFCGVELKPWDLAAAGLLVLEAGGLIAGFDGEQTWMESGNVVAATPKVFTQILQHVRG, encoded by the coding sequence CGCCGTGCCGGCAATATTATCAACCGTGCCAGTCTGGATGCGGAACGTTTGCAAATTACCCGCAAAGGTGCCAGGGATTTTGTGACCGAAGTCGATCATGCCTGTGAAGAGGCAATCATCGATATCTTGCATACGGCTTATCCGGACCACGCTTTCCTGGCTGAAGAGGCTGGTAAGGTGCATCACCCCGCCGATGGAAGCGAGCCGGAATATGAGTGGATCATCGACCCTCTCGATGGCACGACTAACTTTATCCATGGCATGCCCATCTACGCAGTTTCGATGGCACTGCGCCATCGGGGGCAGGTCATGCATGCGCTGGTCTACGATCCAAACCGCAACGAGTTGTTTACTGCAACCCGTGGTGGTGGTGCGTTTCTGAATGACCGCCGTATTCGCGTCTCGGGTCGGTTAAATCTTGCAGACTGCTTGCTGGGTGCACGTTGGCCGGGATCAGCCGGACCGGCACAGGAGCAGACGCCGCGCTTTAAAAAACTGACCAATGACAGTGCAGGCGTGCGTCGCACGGGGTCTTCAGTGCTTGATCTGGTTTATGTGGCCGCCGGTCGTCTGGATGGCTTTTGTGGCGTCGAGCTCAAACCGTGGGATTTGGCTGCTGCGGGATTGCTGGTGCTCGAAGCGGGTGGTTTGATAGCCGGCTTTGATGGCGAACAAACGTGGATGGAGTCGGGTAATGTAGTGGCTGCCACGCCCAAGGTGTTTACGCAAATTCTGCAACATGTACGCGGTTAA
- a CDS encoding TerC family protein has product MEWLLDPTIWVGLLTLVVLEIVLGIDNLIFIAILADKLPPKERDRARIIGLSLALLMRLALLSGISWLFQLTAPLLTVGDMTLSGKDLILIIGGFFLLFKGTLELHERIEGKRATFSGAKVYASFGVVVTQIVVLDAVFSLDAVITAVGMVEHLPVMMAAVIIAMLVMLVASKPLTKFVGAHPTVVVLCLGFLLMIGFSLVVEGFGFSVPKGYLYAAIGFSILIEFFNQLARRNLLALDSTRPMRERTAEAVLRMLGKKLPDEPTEEIAEKDRQDQPISFGIEERNMVSGVLTLADRSVHSIMTPRTDVSWIDIDDDPVKIREQIEQAPHSFFPVCRGTFDQIIGIGRAKRMIADLLTHGRIQENRLREPLIVHDTISIIRLIDTLKHSKGQLVLVADEFGAIEGLVTPIDVFEAIAGEFPDEDESPDIVADGENRWRVDGAADLHLLEQVLDTDGLVNEDEEYSTLAGYLLNHFGRLPNVGDRCEFDAAHAVFSFEVVRLERRRIAMVHVEKHPKADGESTGAQV; this is encoded by the coding sequence ATGGAGTGGTTGCTTGACCCAACCATCTGGGTCGGCCTTCTCACTTTGGTTGTGCTCGAGATTGTTCTGGGGATAGACAACCTGATCTTTATCGCCATACTGGCCGACAAGCTGCCGCCCAAGGAGCGAGATCGTGCTCGTATTATCGGTTTGTCATTGGCGTTACTGATGCGCTTGGCATTGCTCTCCGGGATATCGTGGCTGTTTCAGCTCACCGCACCTTTGTTAACAGTAGGTGACATGACACTGTCTGGCAAAGATCTGATCTTGATCATTGGCGGATTTTTTCTACTGTTTAAGGGAACGCTCGAGTTACACGAGCGAATTGAGGGCAAGCGTGCCACCTTCAGCGGGGCGAAGGTTTATGCCAGTTTTGGGGTGGTGGTGACCCAGATTGTGGTGTTGGACGCCGTTTTCTCGTTGGATGCGGTGATCACCGCAGTTGGCATGGTGGAGCATCTTCCCGTCATGATGGCAGCAGTCATTATCGCCATGCTGGTCATGCTAGTGGCATCAAAGCCTTTGACAAAATTTGTTGGCGCACACCCTACAGTCGTGGTGCTGTGTTTGGGCTTTTTGCTCATGATCGGGTTTTCTTTGGTTGTCGAGGGCTTTGGGTTCTCAGTGCCCAAAGGTTATCTATACGCAGCGATTGGTTTTTCAATTCTGATCGAATTCTTCAATCAATTGGCGCGGCGTAATTTGTTGGCGCTTGATTCCACTAGGCCAATGCGTGAGCGTACCGCTGAAGCCGTGTTACGCATGCTCGGTAAAAAACTGCCTGATGAACCCACTGAGGAGATCGCAGAAAAAGACCGTCAAGATCAGCCAATCTCATTTGGGATTGAGGAGCGCAACATGGTCAGCGGTGTCCTGACGTTGGCAGACCGTTCGGTGCACTCGATCATGACGCCACGCACCGATGTGTCCTGGATTGACATTGACGACGACCCGGTGAAGATTCGAGAGCAGATTGAGCAAGCGCCACACAGCTTTTTTCCGGTCTGTCGGGGTACTTTTGACCAGATTATTGGTATCGGTCGGGCCAAGCGCATGATCGCCGATTTGCTGACACATGGCCGCATCCAAGAAAACCGTCTGCGTGAACCGCTGATTGTGCATGACACGATTAGTATCATTCGTTTGATTGATACGTTGAAGCACTCTAAAGGACAACTGGTCTTGGTGGCCGATGAGTTCGGTGCGATTGAGGGCCTGGTCACGCCGATTGATGTTTTCGAGGCTATTGCGGGTGAGTTTCCAGATGAGGACGAATCCCCTGATATCGTTGCAGATGGCGAGAACCGTTGGCGGGTAGATGGCGCAGCCGACTTGCACCTGTTGGAGCAGGTGCTCGATACCGACGGTTTGGTCAACGAAGATGAGGAGTACTCTACGCTGGCGGGTTACCTGTTAAACCATTTTGGGCGGCTGCCGAATGTTGGTGATCGTTGTGAGTTTGATGCCGCACATGCGGTGTTCTCCTTTGAGGTGGTCCGACTTGAGCGGCGACGCATCGCCATGGTTCATGTAGAAAAACACCCCAAAGCAGATGGTGAGTCAACAGGAGCGCAGGTTTGA
- a CDS encoding undecaprenyl-diphosphate phosphatase: MTESTLHLLKAMLLGIVEGTTEFLPISSTGHLILVGAWIDFQSTESKVFEVVIQLGAILAVVWIFRQRVWQLLAGAVQRDTVELALMRNIAIAFLPAAVIGAIFISSIKALFFHPGVVVVTLVIGGIIMLWVERPNALKKAPTALSLETISWKQALAVGCAQCLAMIPGTSRSGSTIIGGMIAGIERKTATEFSFFLAMPTMFAAAIYDSYRHAAELSQADIMAIAVGFVMAFLSALLVVRGLLAFLTKHTYRVFGWYRIVLGLVVAYFIF, translated from the coding sequence TTGACTGAAAGCACACTGCACTTATTGAAGGCCATGTTGTTGGGTATTGTTGAAGGCACAACAGAGTTCTTACCCATCTCCAGTACTGGGCACTTGATTTTGGTGGGTGCCTGGATAGACTTTCAGTCCACCGAGAGCAAGGTTTTTGAGGTGGTGATTCAGCTAGGAGCGATCCTGGCAGTCGTCTGGATTTTTCGTCAACGAGTCTGGCAACTGCTCGCAGGCGCTGTCCAAAGGGACACGGTTGAGCTGGCACTGATGCGTAACATTGCAATCGCCTTTTTACCGGCTGCCGTGATTGGTGCAATTTTTATCTCATCAATCAAAGCCTTGTTCTTCCACCCCGGTGTGGTCGTCGTCACCCTGGTCATCGGCGGCATCATCATGTTGTGGGTTGAGCGACCCAATGCGCTTAAAAAAGCGCCAACTGCTTTGTCGCTTGAAACAATCTCATGGAAACAGGCTTTGGCTGTCGGCTGCGCCCAATGTTTAGCCATGATTCCGGGAACGTCACGCTCAGGCTCGACCATTATTGGCGGCATGATTGCCGGCATTGAGCGTAAAACGGCTACCGAGTTCTCGTTTTTTTTAGCGATGCCGACCATGTTTGCTGCGGCAATCTATGACTCGTATAGACATGCTGCTGAGTTATCGCAAGCTGACATCATGGCCATTGCCGTCGGGTTTGTGATGGCTTTTCTCAGTGCGTTGCTAGTGGTGCGAGGACTGTTGGCATTTCTGACCAAACACACCTACAGAGTATTTGGTTGGTATCGCATTGTGCTTGGTTTGGTGGTGGCCTATTTCATTTTTTAA
- a CDS encoding UDP-2,3-diacylglucosamine diphosphatase, whose protein sequence is MSSSTKPLSLNKLVTEGPAWLASDIHLGPDNPKTADLFFGFLDQAGAHAGALFLLGDIFDVWIGDDWIIEPPPWLARTLNHLRATAKRVPLYIGHGNRDFLMGSSLAQHIGAHLLDQQCILQVKNQTVLLAHGDEFCIADRAYQRFRRLVRHPWTQKLYLSLSIENRLGIALRARQKSMQKQTRSNTVWHDVDLTCIHSALVQAGTHHLIHGHTHRPGHYEETADRYTIDRWVLPDWEADHLAADEPIRGGWLVLGNDGITLLGVDGKAFKK, encoded by the coding sequence ATGTCGTCATCGACAAAGCCACTGTCGTTGAATAAGCTTGTGACCGAGGGGCCAGCTTGGCTGGCCTCGGATATACACCTGGGTCCAGATAACCCAAAAACTGCCGATTTGTTTTTTGGCTTTCTGGACCAAGCCGGCGCCCATGCGGGCGCTTTATTTTTGCTGGGTGATATTTTTGATGTATGGATCGGAGATGACTGGATCATCGAGCCGCCCCCGTGGCTCGCACGAACCCTTAATCACTTAAGAGCCACTGCCAAACGCGTTCCGCTCTACATTGGGCATGGCAACCGCGACTTTTTGATGGGGTCATCACTGGCTCAACACATCGGTGCGCACCTGCTAGACCAGCAGTGCATCCTGCAAGTCAAAAATCAAACGGTTTTACTGGCGCACGGTGACGAGTTTTGCATAGCAGATCGTGCCTATCAACGCTTCAGAAGACTGGTTCGCCACCCTTGGACACAAAAACTCTATCTAAGCCTATCGATTGAGAATCGCCTGGGTATTGCCTTGCGTGCCCGACAAAAGAGCATGCAAAAGCAAACGCGATCGAATACTGTCTGGCACGATGTTGATTTGACCTGCATTCACTCAGCTTTAGTGCAAGCCGGTACACATCACTTGATCCACGGCCACACTCACAGACCGGGCCATTACGAAGAAACTGCTGACAGATATACGATTGACCGCTGGGTGCTACCGGACTGGGAGGCTGACCACCTAGCCGCTGATGAGCCGATTCGCGGTGGCTGGCTAGTGCTTGGTAATGATGGAATCACACTGCTGGGTGTTGATGGCAAAGCCTTTAAAAAATGA